The following proteins come from a genomic window of Kocuria palustris:
- a CDS encoding alpha-amylase family protein — translation MASDSRASVVSDRPELSDLSSTTEAVEAARNRAVAQLRELVAERKVAPWQAAGFLERFDEHFPALLELLRRTYGSGEKAAVVVVEMGAQLASAWAQRPAELRAVDDTRGEDPEWYLRPTEVGGVCYIDRWAGDLAGLRSRIPYLRELGLTYLHVMPPFKVPAGNSDGGYAVSSYRELRPDLGTMAELADTAGELREAGISLVVDFVLNHTASDHKWAQRAKAGDPEFEELYWIYPDREMPDAFERTTREIFPDDHPGSFTPVAADDPRWVWTTFHDFQWDLNWTNPRVLALMAQEMLFLANQGAEVLRLDAVAFLWKQLGTTCESLPQAHWIVQILNRVCRIAAPATIFKSEAIVHPDEVVQYVHPDECQISYNPLQMALTWEALATRKATLLDDALAERHELPAGTAWVNYVRSHDDIGWTFSDEDAARHGIDGYRHRRFLNDFYTGRFDGSFADGVAFQYNPRTGDARVCGTTASLAGTTTAPELGVRRVLLAHGIAFSTGGLPLIYLGDELAQTNDEDWAQDPDQAGDARWAHRPRFPEAAFEQRLDRSSVPGQVYAGLRHMLAVRAAAPELDGADLIGFDAGSEHLVAYQRPGLDPEGRPSVILCLANVSEESVRVEALTLSGFEPEATSLLAEQDTALDLSQGLEVGPLETLWLRVRAR, via the coding sequence ATGGCCTCTGATTCCCGCGCATCCGTCGTGTCCGACCGTCCTGAGCTGAGCGATCTCTCGAGCACGACCGAGGCCGTCGAGGCCGCCCGCAATCGGGCCGTCGCGCAGCTGCGCGAGCTCGTGGCCGAGCGGAAGGTCGCCCCGTGGCAGGCCGCCGGGTTCCTCGAGCGCTTCGATGAGCACTTCCCGGCGCTGCTCGAGCTCCTCCGGCGCACCTACGGATCGGGTGAGAAGGCCGCCGTCGTCGTGGTGGAGATGGGAGCGCAGCTGGCCAGCGCGTGGGCGCAGCGCCCCGCGGAGCTGCGCGCGGTGGACGACACCCGCGGCGAGGATCCCGAGTGGTACCTGCGTCCCACGGAGGTGGGCGGGGTCTGCTACATCGACCGCTGGGCCGGCGATCTGGCGGGGCTGCGCTCGCGGATTCCGTACCTGCGCGAGCTCGGTCTGACGTACCTGCACGTCATGCCGCCCTTCAAGGTGCCTGCGGGCAACAGCGACGGCGGCTATGCGGTGTCGTCGTACCGCGAGCTGCGTCCCGATCTGGGGACCATGGCGGAGCTCGCGGACACCGCCGGGGAGCTTCGCGAGGCCGGCATCAGCCTGGTGGTCGACTTCGTGCTCAACCACACCGCCAGCGACCACAAGTGGGCGCAGCGGGCGAAGGCCGGGGACCCGGAGTTCGAGGAGCTGTACTGGATCTACCCGGATCGCGAGATGCCGGATGCCTTCGAGCGGACCACACGCGAGATCTTCCCGGACGACCATCCCGGCTCCTTCACGCCCGTGGCCGCCGATGACCCCCGCTGGGTGTGGACCACGTTCCACGACTTCCAGTGGGATCTGAACTGGACCAATCCGCGCGTGCTGGCGCTCATGGCCCAGGAGATGCTCTTCCTGGCCAACCAGGGGGCGGAGGTGCTGCGCCTGGATGCGGTCGCGTTCCTGTGGAAGCAGCTCGGCACCACCTGCGAGTCGCTGCCGCAGGCGCACTGGATCGTGCAGATCCTCAACCGCGTCTGCCGCATCGCCGCCCCGGCCACGATCTTCAAGTCCGAGGCCATCGTGCACCCGGACGAGGTCGTGCAGTACGTCCACCCCGACGAGTGCCAGATCTCCTACAACCCCCTGCAGATGGCGCTGACCTGGGAGGCGCTGGCCACGCGGAAGGCCACGCTGCTCGACGACGCCCTGGCCGAGCGCCACGAGCTGCCCGCCGGGACCGCGTGGGTCAACTACGTCCGCAGCCACGACGACATCGGCTGGACCTTCTCCGACGAGGACGCCGCTCGCCACGGGATCGACGGCTACAGGCACCGTCGTTTCCTCAACGACTTCTACACGGGCCGCTTCGACGGCTCCTTCGCCGACGGCGTCGCGTTCCAGTACAACCCCCGCACCGGCGACGCCCGCGTCTGCGGCACCACGGCCTCGCTGGCCGGCACGACGACCGCGCCCGAACTCGGCGTGCGCCGCGTGCTGCTGGCCCACGGCATCGCGTTCTCGACCGGCGGGCTGCCGCTGATCTACCTGGGCGACGAACTGGCGCAGACCAACGACGAGGACTGGGCGCAGGACCCCGATCAGGCCGGCGACGCCCGGTGGGCCCACCGCCCGCGCTTCCCGGAGGCGGCGTTCGAGCAGCGGCTGGACCGCTCGAGCGTCCCCGGGCAGGTCTATGCGGGGCTGCGGCACATGCTGGCCGTGCGTGCGGCGGCCCCGGAGCTCGACGGCGCGGATCTGATCGGCTTCGACGCCGGCAGCGAGCACCTGGTCGCGTATCAGCGCCCGGGTCTGGATCCGGAGGGGCGCCCGTCGGTGATCCTCTGCCTGGCCAACGTCTCCGAGGAGTCGGTGCGGGTCGAGGCCCTGACGCTGTCGGGCTTCGAGCCGGAGGCGACCTCGCTGCTGGCCGAGCAGGACACGGCGCTCGATCTCTCGCAGGGCCTGGAGGTCGGCCCGCTGGAGACCCTGTGGCTGAGGGTGCGCGCCCGCTGA
- a CDS encoding FAD-binding and (Fe-S)-binding domain-containing protein, with translation MKSTLPLPARLASRAPQEPQDPLLRDLGAWPGQLVDSQLERRAAAHDASHYLLQPRALVRPHSADELGSLLRILERHDAGLTLRSGGTSLSGQAVTDQVLVDVRRHFRGVEVLDDGARVRVRPGSTVREVNAVLAPYGRKLGPDPASESACTLGGVIADNSSGMHCGTEQNTYRTLESMVMVLPSGTVLDTADHDADRQLREAEPELHEGLLRLRRRVTGDAASTATIERLFAMKNTMGYGLNAFLDETEPVRILQRLMIGSEGTLGFVAEAVLRTVEIAPEVATGLLVFPTLLEATSSVPGLVEIGSATVELMDATSLRVAQASGTAPRQIMDIDVADHAALLVEYNGSSPEGLAERSGAAREHFVGLDLSADPGLTSDAAARAGLWTVRKGLYAAVAGNRPSGANALLEDVVVPVDRLGETCNELNRLFDAHDYEQSVIFGHAKDGNVHFMLNEQFADTNGLARYERFTDEMVELILDAGGSLKAEHGTGRIMAPFVRRQYGDELYEVMRELKALVDPRGAFNPGVILNDDPRCYLQDLKIAPTVEEEVDRCVECGYCEPVCPSQDLTLTPRQRIVGRREIRDAEQRGDREQAEALLREYAYLGEQTCAVDGMCSTACPVDIDTGDLVRRLRAESASRIEDLGWDTAARRWDVGVRAASGALSAADAVPAALPRAATAAARAVLGSDRVPLYSQHLPAGGGPRPEPQSPPEAQAVLFAACVSSMFGGSEAGEPSAAQALLRLCERAGVPIAVPEGLASTCCGTPWKSKGMTSGFERMTRTTLPMLWEATDHGRLPVVCDASSCTEGLEAMQAAAGPDSPWAGLRFVDSVEFVAREVLPGLQVHERLGSMALHPTCSSTQLGLNESLRKIAEAMAEEVVVPLEWRCCAYAGDRGMLHPELTASATRREAAEVGEHGFDAYASLNRTCELGMTEATGRPYRHVLQHLEAATR, from the coding sequence ATGAAGTCAACGTTGCCGCTGCCCGCCAGACTCGCCTCCCGCGCCCCGCAGGAGCCGCAGGATCCCCTGCTGCGGGATCTCGGCGCTTGGCCGGGCCAGCTCGTGGACTCGCAGCTCGAGCGCCGAGCAGCCGCGCACGATGCCTCCCACTACCTCCTGCAGCCCCGCGCCCTGGTCCGCCCCCACTCGGCCGACGAGCTCGGGTCCCTGCTGCGGATCCTGGAGCGCCACGATGCCGGGCTGACCCTGCGCTCGGGCGGGACGTCGCTGTCGGGGCAGGCCGTGACCGATCAGGTGCTGGTCGATGTCAGGCGGCACTTCCGCGGCGTCGAGGTCCTGGACGACGGCGCGCGGGTGCGGGTGCGCCCGGGCAGCACAGTGCGGGAGGTCAACGCGGTGCTGGCCCCGTACGGGCGCAAGCTCGGCCCCGACCCCGCCAGCGAGTCCGCCTGCACCCTGGGCGGGGTCATCGCGGACAACTCCTCGGGCATGCACTGCGGCACGGAGCAGAACACCTACCGCACGCTCGAGTCCATGGTGATGGTGCTGCCCTCGGGCACGGTCCTGGACACCGCGGACCACGACGCCGACCGGCAGCTGCGCGAGGCCGAGCCCGAGCTGCACGAGGGTCTGCTGCGCCTGCGCCGCCGTGTCACGGGTGATGCCGCCTCCACAGCGACCATCGAGCGGCTCTTCGCCATGAAGAACACCATGGGCTACGGCCTCAACGCGTTCCTGGACGAGACCGAGCCGGTGCGGATCCTGCAGCGGCTGATGATCGGCTCGGAGGGCACGCTGGGCTTCGTGGCCGAGGCTGTGCTTCGCACCGTCGAGATCGCCCCTGAGGTCGCCACCGGCCTGCTCGTGTTCCCCACGCTGCTGGAGGCCACCTCCTCGGTGCCCGGGCTCGTGGAGATCGGCTCGGCGACCGTGGAACTCATGGACGCGACCTCGCTGCGGGTCGCCCAGGCCTCCGGCACCGCACCGCGCCAGATCATGGACATCGACGTGGCCGATCACGCCGCGCTGCTGGTCGAGTACAACGGGTCGAGCCCGGAGGGCCTCGCCGAGCGCAGCGGTGCGGCGCGGGAGCACTTCGTCGGCCTGGACCTGTCGGCCGACCCCGGGCTCACCAGCGATGCCGCAGCCCGCGCCGGGCTGTGGACCGTGCGCAAGGGCCTGTACGCCGCCGTCGCCGGGAACCGGCCCTCCGGGGCGAACGCGCTGCTGGAGGACGTCGTGGTCCCGGTGGATCGCCTGGGCGAGACCTGCAACGAGCTCAACCGCCTGTTCGACGCCCACGACTACGAGCAGTCGGTGATCTTCGGCCATGCCAAGGACGGCAACGTCCACTTCATGCTCAACGAGCAGTTCGCAGACACGAACGGGCTGGCGCGCTACGAGCGCTTCACCGACGAGATGGTCGAGCTCATCCTGGACGCCGGAGGCTCGCTGAAGGCCGAGCACGGCACCGGGCGGATCATGGCGCCGTTCGTGCGCCGCCAGTACGGCGACGAGCTCTACGAGGTCATGCGCGAGCTCAAGGCCCTCGTGGACCCGCGCGGGGCGTTCAACCCGGGCGTGATCCTCAACGACGATCCCCGCTGCTACCTCCAGGACCTCAAGATCGCTCCCACGGTCGAGGAGGAGGTCGATCGCTGCGTGGAGTGCGGCTACTGCGAGCCGGTGTGCCCGTCGCAGGATCTGACGCTCACGCCGCGCCAGCGCATCGTGGGGCGTCGCGAGATCCGCGACGCCGAGCAGCGCGGGGACAGGGAGCAGGCCGAGGCCCTGCTGCGGGAGTACGCCTACCTGGGGGAGCAGACATGTGCCGTGGACGGCATGTGCTCGACGGCCTGCCCCGTGGACATCGACACCGGCGATCTGGTCCGACGGCTGCGGGCGGAGAGCGCCTCCCGCATCGAGGACCTCGGCTGGGACACGGCGGCGCGTCGATGGGACGTCGGCGTGCGGGCGGCCTCGGGCGCGCTGAGCGCGGCCGACGCCGTTCCCGCCGCTCTGCCCCGCGCGGCCACCGCGGCGGCGCGAGCCGTGCTCGGCTCGGATCGCGTGCCGCTGTACTCGCAGCATCTGCCCGCAGGAGGAGGACCCCGGCCCGAGCCGCAGTCGCCTCCGGAGGCGCAGGCCGTGCTCTTCGCCGCCTGCGTGTCCTCCATGTTCGGCGGCTCCGAGGCCGGTGAGCCGTCGGCGGCCCAAGCGCTGCTGCGGCTGTGCGAGAGGGCAGGGGTGCCGATCGCCGTGCCCGAGGGACTGGCCTCGACCTGCTGCGGGACGCCGTGGAAGTCCAAGGGCATGACCTCGGGCTTCGAGCGGATGACGCGGACCACGCTGCCGATGCTCTGGGAGGCCACGGACCACGGTCGCCTGCCGGTGGTCTGCGATGCGTCGTCGTGCACCGAGGGCCTCGAGGCCATGCAGGCGGCGGCCGGGCCGGACTCCCCCTGGGCCGGTCTGCGCTTCGTGGACTCGGTGGAGTTCGTCGCCCGGGAGGTGCTGCCCGGCCTGCAGGTGCACGAGCGCCTCGGGTCGATGGCGCTGCACCCCACGTGCTCCTCCACCCAGCTCGGGCTCAACGAATCCCTGCGAAAGATCGCCGAGGCCATGGCCGAGGAGGTCGTCGTGCCCCTTGAGTGGCGCTGCTGCGCCTACGCCGGGGACCGGGGGATGCTGCACCCCGAGCTGACCGCCTCGGCCACGCGCCGGGAGGCCGCCGAGGTGGGCGAGCACGGCTTCGACGCCTACGCCTCCCTGAACCGCACCTGCGAGCTCGGGATGACGGAGGCCACCGGCAGGCCGTACCGCCACGTCCTGCAGCACCTCGAGGCCGCCACCCGCTGA
- a CDS encoding MFS transporter yields the protein MPSSPPSIPEPERHDETPFEDAATVQPAAGPSPAALSLTLLVLAAAAVSLNLRPIATSIGPVLEEIQSGLGASSAVAGILTALPGLIFGLAGLTAVGVARRFGLVGTICGGLVLVGAAGLVRSVTDSAAVFLVVTALALAGMGLGNVLVPAVIKRYSGDRTAAVTSVYTVVLGLGSALPMFATAPLLTLGAEGAGWRYALGTWAVVALIAAVIWAVMLLRVRGQDQGVGERATGLPIHRSRTAVALCAFFGLQSMNAYVQFGWLAQIYRDAGISAGTAALLVGTMSLFGIPGGLLMPQIAARSQRITVWTTALGLCMLSGWLGLLLAPAAGMIAWVLLLGVGQFTFPLALSLIVTRSGTPETTARLSGFAQPVGYLFAAAGPFVVGLLREVTGGWTAPLALLITSAVLLMGAGLMLGGNHTVDQDLADA from the coding sequence ATGCCGTCGTCGCCCCCTTCGATCCCGGAGCCCGAGCGCCACGACGAGACGCCGTTCGAGGACGCTGCGACGGTCCAGCCGGCGGCGGGGCCGTCGCCGGCTGCGCTGTCCCTGACGCTGCTGGTGCTGGCCGCGGCCGCCGTCTCCCTGAACCTGCGCCCCATCGCGACCTCGATCGGTCCCGTGCTGGAGGAGATCCAGAGCGGCCTGGGCGCCTCCTCCGCCGTCGCCGGCATCCTGACGGCGCTTCCCGGGCTGATCTTCGGCCTCGCCGGTCTCACAGCGGTGGGCGTGGCGCGGCGCTTCGGGCTCGTGGGGACCATCTGCGGCGGGCTGGTGCTGGTGGGCGCGGCGGGCCTGGTGCGCTCCGTGACCGACTCCGCGGCGGTCTTCCTGGTGGTCACCGCCCTGGCTCTGGCGGGCATGGGCCTGGGCAACGTGCTCGTGCCGGCCGTCATCAAGCGCTACTCAGGAGACCGCACCGCAGCTGTGACGTCCGTGTACACCGTCGTACTCGGCCTCGGCTCGGCGTTGCCGATGTTCGCGACCGCTCCCCTGCTGACCCTGGGGGCCGAGGGAGCCGGGTGGCGCTATGCGCTGGGCACCTGGGCCGTGGTGGCCCTGATCGCCGCGGTGATCTGGGCCGTCATGCTGCTGCGTGTGCGCGGCCAGGATCAGGGGGTCGGCGAGCGCGCCACCGGTCTGCCGATCCACCGCTCCCGAACCGCCGTGGCGCTGTGCGCCTTCTTCGGCCTGCAGTCCATGAACGCCTACGTCCAGTTCGGCTGGCTCGCGCAGATCTACCGCGACGCCGGGATCTCCGCGGGCACGGCGGCCCTGCTGGTGGGCACCATGTCGCTGTTCGGCATCCCCGGCGGGCTACTCATGCCGCAGATCGCCGCCCGCTCGCAGCGGATCACCGTGTGGACCACCGCTCTGGGCCTGTGCATGCTCAGCGGCTGGCTCGGGCTCCTGCTCGCCCCGGCCGCGGGGATGATCGCCTGGGTCCTGCTGCTGGGGGTCGGCCAGTTCACGTTCCCCCTGGCGCTGTCGCTGATCGTCACGCGCTCGGGCACCCCGGAGACCACGGCTCGGCTCTCGGGATTCGCCCAGCCGGTGGGCTACCTGTTCGCGGCGGCCGGTCCGTTCGTGGTGGGGCTGCTGCGCGAAGTCACCGGCGGCTGGACCGCTCCCCTGGCGCTGCTCATCACCAGCGCCGTGCTGCTGATGGGCGCGGGGCTCATGCTGGGCGGCAACCACACGGTCGATCAGGACCTCGCCGACGCCTGA
- a CDS encoding IS110 family transposase, producing the protein MTTPTPAVYIGLDVGKSDHHAVALTTAGERVYDKALPNDETRLRAILDDLAAAHGPVLLVVDQPATIGALPVAVAQSCEDVEVAYLPGLAMRRIADLHPGSAKTDARDAAIIAEAARTMPHTLRAIRVDDEQIAELAMLAGADDDLAAQITASSNRLRGLLTQIHPALERVLGPRITHPAVADLLGRYPTPGKLKTAGPGHVRARLRKHAPRLANTLTEEIFEALAQQTVVVAGTEAAATVVPILAEQLAGLLQQRARLATQVEAVVEAHPLHPVLISMPGIGVRTAARILTEVVGKDFADAGHLASYAGIAPVTRRSGTSIRGEHAPRGGNKRLKRALFLSAFASLHHGPSRAYYDRKRAQGKRHNQALIALARRRTDVLYAMLRDGTLYEDPTTPPASSSVALAA; encoded by the coding sequence ATGACCACCCCAACCCCGGCCGTGTACATCGGCCTCGACGTCGGCAAATCCGACCACCACGCCGTCGCCCTCACCACCGCTGGCGAAAGGGTCTACGACAAGGCACTGCCCAACGACGAAACCCGGCTGCGGGCCATCCTCGACGACCTCGCCGCAGCCCACGGGCCCGTGCTGCTCGTGGTCGACCAGCCGGCCACGATCGGTGCCCTGCCCGTGGCCGTGGCGCAGTCCTGCGAAGACGTGGAAGTGGCCTACCTGCCCGGGCTGGCGATGCGCCGGATCGCAGACCTGCACCCGGGCTCGGCCAAGACCGATGCCCGTGATGCCGCGATCATCGCCGAAGCAGCACGCACCATGCCCCACACCCTGCGGGCTATCCGTGTGGATGATGAGCAGATCGCTGAGCTGGCCATGCTCGCTGGCGCCGATGATGATCTCGCCGCTCAGATCACCGCTTCCTCCAACCGGCTGCGCGGGCTGCTGACCCAGATCCACCCCGCCCTGGAGCGCGTGCTGGGACCGAGGATCACGCACCCGGCAGTAGCGGATCTGCTAGGCCGGTACCCGACCCCGGGCAAGCTCAAGACCGCCGGGCCCGGGCACGTGCGCGCCCGGCTGCGCAAGCACGCACCCCGACTGGCGAACACTCTGACGGAGGAGATCTTCGAAGCCCTGGCCCAGCAGACCGTCGTGGTCGCTGGCACCGAGGCCGCAGCCACCGTCGTGCCGATTCTGGCCGAGCAGCTCGCCGGGCTGCTCCAGCAGCGGGCCAGGCTGGCCACCCAGGTGGAGGCTGTCGTGGAGGCCCACCCTCTTCATCCGGTCCTGATCTCGATGCCCGGTATCGGGGTCAGGACCGCAGCACGGATTCTCACCGAAGTCGTGGGCAAGGACTTCGCCGATGCCGGGCACCTGGCCTCCTACGCCGGCATCGCCCCCGTCACCCGCCGCTCAGGGACCTCGATCCGCGGCGAGCACGCACCCCGCGGAGGCAACAAGCGCCTGAAGCGCGCCCTGTTCCTCTCGGCCTTCGCCTCACTGCACCACGGCCCCTCGAGGGCCTACTACGACCGAAAACGAGCCCAGGGCAAGCGCCACAACCAAGCGCTGATCGCCCTGGCGCGGCGGCGCACTGACGTGCTCTACGCGATGCTGCGGGATGGCACCCTGTACGAAGACCCGACCACGCCTCCGGCGTCGTCGTCAGTCGCTCTGGCGGCTTGA